The segment TCGATGCCTGCCTTCAGCTTCGCCCCGACGCCCTGCGGGAATGGACCGCGGACCTGCACGAGGTACGTCTTGGGCACCTCATACGACGGGTGCGTCAAACGGTTGGCGAGTTCGCCGTCGTTGGTCAGCAAGAGCAGTCCCTCGGTGGCGACGTCGAGGCGGCCGACGTGGAAGAGTCGCTCACCTTTGTTCTTGGCAGACTTGAGGAAGTCGCTGATGCAGGGACGACCCTCAGGGTCTTCCATCGTGGAGACGACGCCCTTGGGCTTGTTGAACACCATGTAGAGCATGGTGTCATCGAGCTGGATGCGAATGCCATCGACGTGGATCACCGCATTGGTGGGATCCACGCGCATGCCAAGCTCAGTGGTGAGCTGGCCGTTGACCTCGACGCGGCCTTCTTCGATCATTTCCTCGCAAACGCGGCGGGAAGCCACGCCTGCCTGGGCCATGACCTTCTGAAGGCGTACGCCGTCGGCGTCGTGCTGCTCGGACTGAACCACCTCACCGCGGCGGCCGCGAGGCTTGCGGATTGGACCAAGGCTCTGCCCGAAGCGCTCGCTTCCGAAGGCACGGGAAGCATACTGTTTTTTGTTGCCGGCCTTGGGCTTCAACGCGCCGGGCGTGCCCGGGGCCTTGCCGAAGCCG is part of the Arthrobacter methylotrophus genome and harbors:
- a CDS encoding pseudouridine synthase, whose amino-acid sequence is MTQAGRQGSPRNSSGRNSSGRNESQDSGRSSAGRTGGSSFGAGRGGASRAGGASGGSKRSFSPGGDRPFKSTRPREERPFDPDNPTTAGGRERREDAKPAKAPRKPGSNKPGFGKAPGTPGALKPKAGNKKQYASRAFGSERFGQSLGPIRKPRGRRGEVVQSEQHDADGVRLQKVMAQAGVASRRVCEEMIEEGRVEVNGQLTTELGMRVDPTNAVIHVDGIRIQLDDTMLYMVFNKPKGVVSTMEDPEGRPCISDFLKSAKNKGERLFHVGRLDVATEGLLLLTNDGELANRLTHPSYEVPKTYLVQVRGPFPQGVGAKLKAGIELEDGIAAVDSFKLVDSTPGHVLIEVVLHSGKNRIVRRMFEAVGFPVLRLVRVKIGPIGLGDQRQGSIRNLGKQEVGHLLASVGL